The sequence TAAAGTTATACCAAACACAATTAAATATGAGTACATTGACGCATTTTTCAGATCCTAAACACGATAAGTCTATATTCGAGACTCGGATCCGAGCTGCGATGGCAACGAATAACACAAATAAGTTTGAAATATTGCAAAAGCTTTTATTGTTGACGGTATTTATATTGTTAGGTGTTAGCTCTTTTATTACTAAGGCAACATTAAATATCGAACAAATAGCACATGATGTTAATGGCTTAAATGATCTAAAAGGTTTAAAGCCGATAAAAGAAGCCCTCACTATTTCAAATTATTCTAATGTAAATCAAGAATCGGTAGATTTAGTTTCATTAGATTTACAAATTAAAGGATTAAAACCTGTTAAAGAGGCTTGGATCAGCTCTAACTATGAGGAAGTGAATGTATTTAGAGGTGAGAAACTTCATCAAGGTATTGATTTTGCGGCAAAGAAGGGAACAGAAATTACAGCAAGCTTTAGTGGTGTCGTACTGATTGCAAACGATACTAGTCTACACAAAAACTATGGAAAAGTTATTCTAATAAGACATGCTGATAACGAGATGCAATCTTTATATGCACATTTAGACAGCTTTAATGTTATAGCTGGCCAAAGAGTAAAAGAGGGTGATTTCATAGGTACTGTTGGTAATAGTGGTCGTGCAACAGGCCCACATTTGCACTTTGAATTGATTAAACATAATAAACGTTTAAATCCTAATAAATATTTAAATCTTTAAATTCTTTTAATCACAATCCCTAAGTAAATTTACAGGCATTATTGCTTGGGGATCTTTATGTCTAAAATTTGAGTAAAGTATGAAAAAAATAATAATATTAAGTGGTCTTTTTTTATTCGGATGCCCAACAGTAAAAAAAGACTGTAACTTTAATGAACATAATCAAGTGCTCGCACAAGCATCTAAAATTAAAAAAAACCAAATTGATTTTGCTGACTTTAAAGCAACTTCAGAGAACCAAAAAGTATTAAAATTAAAACAAGGAGAGACTCTTGCACATTTACTTAAACCCTATGGTTTAAATGCTGTTGATATATTAGATATCAGTAATAAACTTAATCCTTACATTTCAGTAAATAAAATGAATGTCGGTCAGAGTATTAATCTCATTATGAACGGAAATAATATTAAGCGTATTATAATTCCTATAGCGTTTAATCAAGAGATCACTTTAAATAAAATTAAAAACATTTGGCAAGCACAAAAATCAAACCTTGAAACAGAGACTCAATATAAACTGGTTGCAGGGCGGATAGAGGGAAGTTTTTATCAAAGCGCATTAGAAACACACGCACCTCTGTCTGTAATTAATCGTTTTATGCTAGCGTATTCTCATAATGTAGATTTTCAAAGGTCGATAAGAAAAGGAGATAGTTTCAGGCTCATCTACACTGAGAAGTTTTTAAAAAATGACTCAGAAATAAAACAGGTCGATAAACTTAAATATGCAGAATTAACATTATCAAACAAAACGACACGTTTATATCGATTTGAAAGTATCGATAAAGGTGCTTATTTTTATGATAATGAAGGCAAGTTAGCCAATAGTTTTTTATTAAAAACGCCACTTGAGGGAGCACGGTTATCATCACACTTTGGTAAAAGAAAACATCCTGTATTGGGTTATACCAGAATTCACAAAGGAATCGATTTTGGCGCACCTAAAGGAACTCCAATATTGGCGGCAGGTAATGGCATTATTGAAAAATCAGGCTGGGGTGGTTCATTTGGTAATTTAATACGTATAAAACATAAAAATGGCTATCAATCCCTTTATGCACATTTAAACGGTTTTGCGAAAGGAATTAAAAAAGGAGTAAAGGTAAAACAAGGTCAGATCATCGGTTATTTAGGCAATACTGGCTTATCACAAGCGCGCCATTTGCATTATGAGATACATAAAAATGGTAGGGCAATCGACCCTTTAAAATTAAAGCAAGCTAGTAGCATAAAATTAAAAGGTAAACAGTTAATCGCTTTTGAAAAATATAAAAAAGAAATCGATGGGTATTTGATTTAAGTAAACGGGACTGAGTTATTTACAGGGTCCTTGTATTGTTCAGCTCTACTGCTTACATCCATGTGAGCAGTCACGTTTTAGAGGCGTTTAATTTTAAATATAATACGCAAATTTAATATAAGCGAAGATTTATCCGCGCATGTTGAACACATATTTGAAAGTTTGAGATAGCGCTTATGGATTTATTTAAATGAAATTGATATAAATTACAAAAACATGCCACGAATTGCAGCCATTTGTGGATCTACGCGTTCATTATCAGGAGTATTGTCAGTTAATTTCTCATCACAGTATTCAGTTGTAAAACTGGCAGTTGTATAATGCTTAACTAATTGACGCACACGACCCGTTACAGCACCCATTTCACTCATAAGTAAAATGCCATCATGGTTTGGAGAGCCATATAAAGTATTATCATCTACAACATGATGACCTTCGGCTCGCACTTGTTGTATGATTTTATTGCCTAACGCTTGGTCTTCATCGAATGCAATTAAGAACATACCTCTAGGGAATATATCAAGTTCAAATAGTTCGCCGCCAGCTTGGGCACTTTCTTTATCTATCGCGATATCCATAAAAGGTGTTTCGTGTAAATCAATTGCCGCAGTAAATTTTTGAGATAGGTCATCCTTGAATACACGTGCATGTAACTCTTTTAAAGATGCTGCAAATGCTTGCATTTCTTGTGTTTTAGCGCCTTCTAAAAATGCATCTCTATTAATGTCAATTCTACCTTCACTAAATCGTAACTCTTTTTCATAAGGGCCTGGGCTCAGACAAGGGTAAACAACAATATTAAACTTAGTTTTTAATTTTTTCGCATCTTCTTCAGCAAATTTTAAACATGCTAAAGGCCCGCTTTTTTCGTATCCATGTGTGCCACCGATCACAATATAACAGGGCTTATCTTGTGTAAAATCTCCGATTAATATTCGGTAAAGATTATGTGTTGTTCGAATGGCTGTATTATTTGAATCATTGGTTTTGTAATCAACGTTACCGTATTTCTCGACTCTATAATCAGGCAGGCCATTAATTGAAACAATTCTTGGCTCAATTGTTTTTTTATAATCACGAGAAGGTAGTACTGGACGTTGTTGATACCAATTATCAAATTGTGATTGATTCCATGGACTCTTTTTATTGTTATTCATATCTTAGTCTCTTATTTAAGAGTTTTATATAATAAGGAATATCATAACAAGAATCTTATAATTCAATGAAGGAGTTTATAAATCACGTCACTTTTTTTGTTAAAATGCATGTAAACTTTGCACCTCCAATATGATTATTTATAACGGAAATATCGCCATTCATCTTTTTACATGCAGCTTTAGATATTGCTAGTCCTAATCCAAGGCCCCCTGTTTTTCTACTGCGACTTTTATCTAATCGGGAGAATGGTATAAAAATAGTTTTGTAATCTTGATTTGGAATGCCTGGACCATCATCTTCAACAGAGAAAATAGTACTACCATTGTTATTTAGCTTTAACGAGATTATTATTTCGTATTTTGCGTATGCCATTGCATTTTTGACTAAATTGTCTATTAGTAATCTTAAATATACCGGGTTTGTTGTAATTTCAAGATTGTCATCAACATTGAGAGAAAAATCGAGCTTCTTATTTGGTTTTAGTACTTTGACGCGAGAATGTATAAATGCAACAAAATTTATTGTTTGGTAATAATCATAGTCTTCATCTCTTGTAACATTGTTCAGTTTCGAAAATTCTACCATTTGACTTATGAGTTCATCTATATCATCGATATAAGTATCTATATTGTGTAGAAGATCATGTTGAAAATAATTTGCACTGTTTTGCCTTAAAAGTCCTGTTGCTAATTGAATCCGACTGAGTGGTGTTCTTACTTCATGTGGTACAGCTTGCGCAAATATTTGGTTTTCATTGACAGTGTCAGTGATAGAGTCTG is a genomic window of Pseudoalteromonas sp. '520P1 No. 423' containing:
- a CDS encoding peptidoglycan DD-metalloendopeptidase family protein, translating into MKKIIILSGLFLFGCPTVKKDCNFNEHNQVLAQASKIKKNQIDFADFKATSENQKVLKLKQGETLAHLLKPYGLNAVDILDISNKLNPYISVNKMNVGQSINLIMNGNNIKRIIIPIAFNQEITLNKIKNIWQAQKSNLETETQYKLVAGRIEGSFYQSALETHAPLSVINRFMLAYSHNVDFQRSIRKGDSFRLIYTEKFLKNDSEIKQVDKLKYAELTLSNKTTRLYRFESIDKGAYFYDNEGKLANSFLLKTPLEGARLSSHFGKRKHPVLGYTRIHKGIDFGAPKGTPILAAGNGIIEKSGWGGSFGNLIRIKHKNGYQSLYAHLNGFAKGIKKGVKVKQGQIIGYLGNTGLSQARHLHYEIHKNGRAIDPLKLKQASSIKLKGKQLIAFEKYKKEIDGYLI
- a CDS encoding succinylglutamate desuccinylase/aspartoacylase family protein; this translates as MNNNKKSPWNQSQFDNWYQQRPVLPSRDYKKTIEPRIVSINGLPDYRVEKYGNVDYKTNDSNNTAIRTTHNLYRILIGDFTQDKPCYIVIGGTHGYEKSGPLACLKFAEEDAKKLKTKFNIVVYPCLSPGPYEKELRFSEGRIDINRDAFLEGAKTQEMQAFAASLKELHARVFKDDLSQKFTAAIDLHETPFMDIAIDKESAQAGGELFELDIFPRGMFLIAFDEDQALGNKIIQQVRAEGHHVVDDNTLYGSPNHDGILLMSEMGAVTGRVRQLVKHYTTASFTTEYCDEKLTDNTPDNERVDPQMAAIRGMFL
- a CDS encoding HAMP domain-containing sensor histidine kinase codes for the protein MVNMSRVSLFTRLYISIAMAVVISATVTFIVIDDYFIQSDIEEFVKHTDSVYQDLLSAFEAAPNKENQSLSNYQYNSQEIEVHWLPLSEDFACTTCEYLGSVDSVLIYTSDMYEFIAVYTLEEYKLIIKFIDNENDADHQPKIIANYDLDDLAPFILLFTVLTSIGFTIYWPVRSMQKQINQLIQTQKDFGDGNMKVRSNHKLTKPLNKLADSFNTMADSITDTVNENQIFAQAVPHEVRTPLSRIQLATGLLRQNSANYFQHDLLHNIDTYIDDIDELISQMVEFSKLNNVTRDEDYDYYQTINFVAFIHSRVKVLKPNKKLDFSLNVDDNLEITTNPVYLRLLIDNLVKNAMAYAKYEIIISLKLNNNGSTIFSVEDDGPGIPNQDYKTIFIPFSRLDKSRSRKTGGLGLGLAISKAACKKMNGDISVINNHIGGAKFTCILTKKVT